The following are encoded together in the Bradyrhizobium algeriense genome:
- a CDS encoding YegJ family protein — MAQDRSPVIDLSSGNAEMNAAIAKGRATLPTFWASYDAPKSSETGHSLKVRFPNPRNNGEHIWIAEVKKIADGRYSGRFANAPRDLPGKKAGDATEFKEADISDWMFTRNGKIVGGETIKPLLKAMPKADADALRARMETP, encoded by the coding sequence ATGGCCCAGGACCGTTCCCCGGTGATCGACCTTAGCTCCGGCAACGCGGAGATGAATGCCGCGATCGCAAAGGGGCGGGCCACGCTGCCGACGTTCTGGGCCTCCTACGACGCGCCAAAATCGTCGGAGACCGGTCATTCCCTCAAGGTGCGTTTTCCGAATCCGAGGAATAATGGCGAGCACATCTGGATCGCCGAGGTGAAGAAGATCGCGGACGGCCGCTATTCGGGAAGGTTCGCCAACGCGCCGCGCGATCTGCCCGGCAAGAAGGCAGGTGACGCGACCGAGTTCAAGGAGGCCGACATCTCGGACTGGATGTTCACGCGGAACGGCAAGATCGTCGGTGGCGAGACCATCAAGCCGCTGCTGAAAGCAATGCCGAAGGCCGACGCCGACGCGCTTCGCGCGCGGATGGAAACCCCTTAA
- a CDS encoding branched-chain amino acid aminotransferase: protein MGVSFDKIDGVIWYDGRLVPWADANVHILTHGLHYASCVFEGERAYGGRVFKSTEHSERLKNSASILDFEIPWSVAEIDAAKQLVIDKNNLPDAYLRPIAWRGSEMMGVLAPTNTIHLAVAAWNWPSYFDPAEKLKGIRIGMAEYRRPDPATIPAMAKASGLYMICTISKHKAERQGYADAMMLDWQGRVAECTGANIFFIKDGKIHTPIADCFLAGITRATAIDLARRRGIEVIERRIMPEELDGFTECFITGTAAEVTPVSEIANWKFTPGNISEQLMADYTADVQPKGKATAA from the coding sequence ATGGGAGTTTCGTTCGACAAGATCGATGGCGTCATCTGGTACGACGGCAGGCTGGTGCCGTGGGCCGACGCCAACGTGCACATTCTCACCCATGGCCTGCATTATGCGAGCTGCGTGTTTGAAGGCGAGCGCGCCTATGGCGGCAGGGTCTTCAAAAGCACGGAGCATTCCGAGCGGCTGAAGAACTCGGCCAGCATCCTCGATTTCGAGATTCCCTGGTCGGTCGCCGAGATCGACGCCGCCAAGCAACTCGTGATCGACAAGAACAATCTGCCCGACGCCTATCTCCGCCCGATCGCCTGGCGCGGCTCGGAGATGATGGGTGTCTTGGCGCCGACCAACACCATCCATCTCGCCGTCGCCGCCTGGAACTGGCCGAGCTATTTCGATCCGGCCGAGAAGCTGAAGGGCATCCGGATCGGCATGGCCGAATACCGGCGGCCCGATCCGGCGACGATTCCGGCGATGGCCAAGGCGTCCGGTCTCTACATGATCTGCACCATCAGTAAGCACAAGGCGGAGCGCCAGGGTTATGCCGATGCCATGATGCTGGACTGGCAGGGGCGGGTCGCCGAATGCACCGGCGCCAACATCTTCTTCATCAAGGACGGCAAGATCCACACGCCGATTGCCGACTGCTTCCTCGCCGGCATCACCCGCGCCACCGCGATCGACCTCGCCAGGCGCCGCGGCATCGAGGTGATCGAACGCCGCATCATGCCGGAGGAACTCGACGGCTTCACCGAGTGCTTCATCACCGGCACCGCGGCCGAAGTGACGCCGGTCTCCGAGATAGCGAATTGGAAGTTCACGCCCGGCAATATCTCCGAGCAGTTGATGGCCGACTACACCGCCGACGTGCAGCCCAAGGGCAAGGCCACGGCCGCCTAA
- a CDS encoding branched-chain amino acid aminotransferase — MSLKFEIQPTANPTPENERTAKLADPGFGRIFTDHMAIVRYNQAKGWHDARVEARANFSLDPATAILHYAQEIFEGLKAYKRDNGVNLFRPEANARRFRNSAERMAMAPVPEALFIEAVEQVVRIDSAWIPGGEGSLYLRPFMIASEVFLGVKPSAEYIFAVIASPVGSYFKGGPAPVSIWVSENYTRAAIGGTGAVKCGGNYAASLRAQAEAIEHGCDQVVFLDAVERRYIEELGGMNVFFVFDDGSLLTPPLGTILPGITRDSIIALAKDAGTPVREELYTIEQWRADAASGKLKEAFACGTAAVISPIGKVCSASGEFLISGGAAGPVAMGLRKKLVDIQYGRAEDPHDWIRKVL, encoded by the coding sequence ATGAGTTTGAAATTCGAAATCCAGCCGACGGCGAATCCGACGCCGGAGAACGAGCGCACGGCAAAGCTCGCGGACCCGGGCTTCGGCCGGATTTTCACCGATCACATGGCGATCGTCCGCTACAACCAGGCCAAGGGCTGGCATGACGCGCGCGTCGAAGCCCGCGCGAATTTCTCGCTCGATCCGGCCACAGCCATCCTGCACTACGCGCAGGAGATTTTCGAAGGCCTCAAGGCCTACAAGCGCGACAACGGCGTGAACCTGTTCCGCCCCGAAGCCAATGCCAGGCGCTTCCGGAACTCGGCTGAGCGCATGGCCATGGCGCCGGTGCCAGAGGCTCTGTTCATCGAAGCGGTCGAGCAGGTCGTGCGCATCGACAGTGCCTGGATCCCGGGCGGTGAGGGCAGTCTCTATTTGCGGCCCTTCATGATCGCGAGCGAGGTCTTCCTCGGCGTGAAGCCGTCCGCGGAATACATCTTCGCCGTTATCGCCTCGCCGGTCGGTTCCTATTTCAAGGGCGGACCCGCGCCGGTGTCGATCTGGGTGTCGGAGAACTACACGCGCGCCGCGATCGGCGGCACCGGCGCCGTCAAATGCGGCGGCAATTACGCCGCGAGCTTGCGCGCACAGGCCGAGGCCATCGAGCACGGCTGCGATCAGGTGGTTTTCCTCGATGCGGTCGAGCGCCGCTACATCGAGGAACTCGGCGGCATGAACGTCTTCTTCGTGTTCGACGACGGCTCGCTGCTGACGCCGCCGCTCGGCACCATCCTGCCGGGCATTACCCGCGATTCGATCATCGCGCTGGCGAAGGATGCCGGCACGCCCGTCCGCGAGGAGCTCTACACGATCGAGCAGTGGCGCGCGGATGCCGCCAGCGGAAAGCTGAAAGAGGCCTTTGCCTGCGGCACGGCGGCCGTCATCTCGCCGATCGGCAAGGTGTGTTCGGCGAGCGGCGAGTTTCTGATCTCTGGCGGCGCGGCTGGCCCCGTCGCCATGGGGCTGCGCAAGAAACTGGTCGACATCCAGTACGGTCGCGCTGAAGACCCGCACGACTGGATCAGAAAGGTCCTGTGA
- a CDS encoding MarR family winged helix-turn-helix transcriptional regulator, giving the protein MTDINFSKGPATPDSQGAAGTSPAQRAGEMRWDIIELLFFAYRDFVGDADHELEAFGFGRAHHRVMHFVYRYPGLKVADLLDVLRITKQSLGRVLKQLLDEDYIIQKTGNNDRRQRLLYATPKGEALVAKLAGLQTDRITRALRDINPEGVAVISQFLRAMIDREDPDKVLEAIFGTGKKPRE; this is encoded by the coding sequence ATGACTGACATAAATTTCTCAAAGGGCCCGGCCACCCCCGATTCGCAAGGCGCCGCCGGCACGTCCCCTGCCCAGCGGGCGGGCGAAATGCGCTGGGACATCATCGAATTGTTGTTCTTTGCCTACCGCGACTTCGTCGGCGATGCCGACCATGAGCTCGAGGCTTTCGGGTTCGGCCGCGCCCATCACCGGGTGATGCATTTCGTCTACCGCTATCCCGGCCTCAAGGTCGCCGACCTGCTGGACGTGTTGCGGATCACCAAGCAATCGCTTGGCCGGGTGCTCAAGCAGTTGCTCGACGAGGACTACATCATCCAGAAGACCGGCAATAACGACCGCCGGCAGCGCCTTCTTTACGCCACCCCCAAGGGCGAAGCCTTGGTGGCAAAGCTCGCAGGGCTGCAGACCGATCGGATCACCCGCGCGCTCCGGGACATCAATCCCGAAGGCGTCGCTGTTATCAGCCAGTTCCTGCGCGCGATGATCGATCGCGAAGACCCCGACAAGGTGCTCGAAGCGATCTTCGGGACCGGCAAGAAGCCAAGGGAGTGA
- a CDS encoding response regulator transcription factor, protein MADDAPHLLLVDDDRRIRDLLSRFLSGEGYRVTTASSANDARAKLLGLHFDLLILDVMMPGETGFELARFIRTSSSVPIIMLTARHEAEARIEGLQIGADDYVAKPFEPRELVLRIGNILKRSAPPPVEALEQIAFGPYVYHLDRGELRQGEEIIHLTDREREMLRILAASPGETVPRAALTGGDTVNERAVDVQINRLRRKIERDPANPLFLQAVRGIGYRLVASP, encoded by the coding sequence ATGGCCGACGACGCCCCGCATCTGCTGCTGGTCGACGACGACCGTCGTATCCGCGATCTTTTGTCGCGGTTTCTGTCCGGCGAGGGTTATCGCGTCACGACAGCGTCGAGCGCGAACGACGCCCGCGCCAAGCTGCTCGGCCTGCATTTCGATCTGTTGATCCTCGACGTCATGATGCCCGGCGAAACCGGCTTCGAGCTGGCGCGGTTCATTCGCACCTCCTCCTCGGTGCCGATCATCATGCTGACGGCGCGCCATGAAGCGGAGGCGCGGATCGAGGGCTTGCAGATCGGCGCCGACGACTATGTCGCCAAACCGTTCGAGCCGCGAGAGCTGGTCTTAAGGATCGGCAACATCCTCAAGCGCAGCGCGCCTCCGCCGGTGGAGGCGCTGGAGCAGATCGCGTTCGGCCCTTACGTCTATCATCTCGACCGCGGCGAACTGCGACAGGGCGAGGAGATCATTCACCTGACCGATCGCGAGCGCGAAATGCTGCGAATTCTGGCTGCGAGCCCCGGCGAAACCGTGCCGCGTGCGGCGCTGACGGGGGGCGATACGGTGAACGAGCGCGCGGTCGACGTGCAGATCAACCGCCTTCGGCGCAAGATCGAGCGCGATCCCGCTAATCCGCTGTTCCTGCAGGCGGTGCGCGGCATCGGCTATCGCCTGGTTGCGTCGCCCTGA
- a CDS encoding ATP-binding protein has product MSTLDTGLTLIRNASQRVSAVNGWMGNAFKGWMPTGLYARALLIMIVPMVMLQTVVAFVFMERHWNTVTRHLSAAVVQDIAGLIDIYKTYPQDKDRTQLKRIAQERLGLVVDFLPPGDMPTPGPKPFFSLLDQSLSGQISRQISRPFWIDTVGKSNLVEIRIQLDDAVMRVFAQRSRAYASNSEIFIFWMLGTSSILLIVAVLFLRNQIRPILRLAEAAESFGKGREAPNFRPRGAREVRQAAQAFLEMKARVERSIDQRTAMLAGVSHDLRTILTRFKLELALIGDSPEVDGMRKDVDEMAGMLEAYLSFARGDSGEIAQPTDMAKALEELRSDAERHGHTATVTFHGLPVVTVKPASFKRCIANLVSNAARHANTVSITGHRDHRYLTVTVDDDGPGIPANMREEVFKPFLRLDDARNQDEGGTGLGLAIARDIARSHGGDITLSDSPMGGLRAAVRVPV; this is encoded by the coding sequence ATGAGTACGCTCGACACCGGCCTGACCCTGATTCGCAACGCATCGCAACGCGTCTCCGCGGTCAATGGCTGGATGGGCAACGCGTTCAAGGGCTGGATGCCGACCGGCCTCTATGCGCGCGCGCTTCTGATCATGATCGTGCCGATGGTGATGCTGCAGACGGTGGTCGCCTTCGTGTTCATGGAGCGGCACTGGAACACGGTGACAAGGCATTTATCGGCCGCCGTGGTGCAGGATATCGCGGGCCTGATCGACATCTATAAGACTTATCCGCAGGACAAGGATCGCACGCAACTCAAGCGCATCGCGCAGGAGCGGCTCGGGCTCGTGGTCGATTTCCTCCCGCCAGGCGACATGCCCACGCCGGGGCCAAAGCCGTTCTTCTCGCTGCTCGACCAGTCGCTCTCGGGGCAGATCAGCCGCCAGATCAGCCGTCCGTTCTGGATCGACACCGTCGGCAAGTCCAACCTGGTCGAGATCCGCATCCAGCTCGACGACGCGGTGATGCGGGTGTTCGCGCAGCGAAGCAGGGCCTACGCCTCCAATTCGGAGATCTTCATCTTCTGGATGCTGGGCACCTCCTCGATCCTGCTGATCGTCGCGGTGCTGTTCCTGCGCAACCAGATCCGGCCGATCCTGCGGTTGGCAGAGGCCGCCGAAAGCTTCGGCAAGGGGCGCGAGGCGCCGAATTTCCGTCCGCGCGGCGCGCGCGAGGTGCGGCAGGCGGCGCAGGCCTTCCTGGAGATGAAGGCGCGCGTCGAGCGTTCGATCGATCAGCGCACCGCCATGCTGGCCGGCGTCAGCCACGACCTGCGCACCATCCTGACCCGCTTCAAGCTCGAACTGGCATTGATCGGCGACAGCCCCGAAGTCGACGGCATGCGCAAGGATGTCGACGAAATGGCCGGCATGCTGGAGGCCTATCTCTCCTTTGCGCGCGGCGACAGCGGCGAGATCGCGCAGCCGACCGACATGGCGAAGGCGCTGGAAGAGTTGCGCAGCGACGCCGAGCGCCACGGCCATACTGCGACGGTGACGTTCCACGGCCTGCCCGTGGTGACGGTGAAGCCGGCATCGTTCAAGCGCTGCATCGCCAACCTCGTCTCCAACGCCGCGCGCCACGCCAACACGGTTTCGATCACCGGCCACCGCGATCACCGCTATCTGACGGTGACGGTCGACGATGACGGCCCCGGTATTCCCGCCAATATGCGCGAGGAAGTGTTCAAGCCGTTCCTGCGGCTCGACGATGCCCGCAACCAGGACGAGGGCGGCACCGGCCTGGGGCTGGCCATCGCCCGCGACATCGCCCGCTCGCATGGCGGCGACATCACGCTCAGCGACAGCCCGATGGGCGGATTGAGAGCGGCGGTAAGGGTGCCGGTGTAG